From Deltaproteobacteria bacterium, the proteins below share one genomic window:
- the gspK gene encoding type II secretion system minor pseudopilin GspK, whose amino-acid sequence MKHSIANNPGEKPLPGNRAGVALLVTLLILVMIVVMAIEIFRIGARAAQTGAYGRDSIRSTLVAEGGLAAARVALREDSRNNDYDTLDEIWSRPAPPIELGDGIVTVVVEDEDRKFNLNKLVLPNGNAPDEQRLAVFRKLLTVLGIDPLVAEATVDWLDNDDTTRSGGAESSYYMSLPVPYRAKNDLFDTLDEFRLVRGVTKEDFEKLKPFVTIYSGGTVNINTAPKEILMSLSAGKDASDAVEISEAMAAQIVDYRKDNPFQKARDISNVSTQLKDLYDKTRFRDLIDAKSAVFRVRSLGDHGGTVRTVEAVGLRSGNDIQWRYWRLE is encoded by the coding sequence ATGAAGCACAGTATCGCGAATAACCCAGGCGAGAAACCCCTGCCCGGTAACAGAGCGGGAGTCGCGCTCCTCGTCACGCTCCTGATCCTCGTTATGATCGTCGTGATGGCCATCGAGATTTTCCGCATCGGCGCGCGGGCGGCGCAGACCGGTGCCTACGGCCGGGATTCCATCCGCTCCACCCTGGTCGCCGAAGGGGGCCTCGCGGCGGCGCGCGTGGCGCTTCGCGAGGATTCGAGGAACAACGATTACGATACCCTGGACGAAATCTGGTCGCGGCCGGCCCCGCCCATAGAACTGGGAGACGGCATCGTAACGGTGGTCGTGGAGGACGAAGACAGGAAGTTCAACCTGAACAAGCTCGTCCTTCCGAACGGGAATGCGCCCGATGAGCAGCGGCTCGCCGTCTTCAGGAAACTCCTCACGGTCCTCGGAATCGATCCCCTCGTAGCGGAAGCGACTGTCGATTGGCTCGACAACGACGACACGACCCGCTCCGGAGGGGCGGAAAGCTCCTATTACATGTCGCTTCCGGTCCCCTACCGTGCGAAAAACGACCTGTTCGACACGCTGGACGAGTTTCGGCTTGTCCGTGGAGTGACGAAGGAGGATTTCGAAAAGCTGAAGCCGTTTGTGACGATATATTCCGGGGGAACTGTAAACATAAACACCGCACCGAAAGAGATCCTGATGTCGCTTTCGGCGGGCAAGGACGCCTCCGATGCGGTGGAAATCAGCGAGGCCATGGCCGCCCAGATCGTCGATTACCGGAAGGACAATCCGTTCCAGAAAGCCCGCGACATATCGAACGTCAGCACACAGTTGAAAGACCTATATGACAAGACACGTTTCCGGGACCTGATCGACGCTAAAAGCGCCGTCTTCCGCGTCCGCTCGCTGGGCGACCACGGAGGGACCGTCCGCACGGTGGAGGCCGTGGGGTTGCGGTCGGGAAATGATATACAATGGCGGTACTGGCGATTAGAATAG
- a CDS encoding prepilin-type N-terminal cleavage/methylation domain-containing protein — MEGLHSLPPADQAKRAFRGGGFTLVEVLLALAILATVLVLLLSTFTGASRGLEILTERSSRFRQIRIAMDRLGADLPGAISSPAVETTAFTCRPDTFSGKPASTLVFTAFALPDTSSARPATDIVKIRYFAKVGGDGKSIDLYREQSDLPLIENKIPTSESRIASGLSGFRVELSSGEKWTADWPSGDAGASKGKLPKRVSFMLADSQGREFKRTITLPLAGQESSILFSGKRPATK, encoded by the coding sequence ATGGAAGGCCTCCATTCCCTTCCGCCTGCAGATCAGGCGAAACGTGCGTTTCGAGGGGGCGGCTTCACGCTCGTCGAGGTATTGCTCGCGCTTGCCATCCTCGCAACCGTCCTGGTCCTTCTGCTTTCCACCTTCACCGGCGCAAGCCGCGGGCTCGAGATCCTCACGGAACGGTCGAGCCGATTCCGGCAGATCCGTATAGCCATGGACCGCCTGGGAGCCGACCTGCCCGGCGCGATCTCTTCTCCCGCCGTCGAAACCACGGCGTTCACCTGCCGGCCCGACACGTTCTCCGGGAAACCGGCATCCACTCTCGTTTTCACCGCCTTCGCCCTGCCCGACACATCGAGCGCGCGCCCTGCGACGGATATCGTAAAGATCCGGTATTTCGCCAAGGTCGGCGGCGACGGAAAATCGATCGACCTGTATCGCGAGCAGTCCGACCTCCCATTGATCGAGAACAAGATACCCACGAGCGAATCCCGCATCGCCTCGGGGCTCTCCGGTTTTCGCGTCGAACTGTCCTCGGGCGAAAAATGGACGGCCGATTGGCCGTCCGGTGACGCCGGGGCTTCGAAGGGGAAACTCCCGAAAAGGGTTTCGTTCATGCTTGCCGATTCGCAAGGCAGGGAGTTCAAGCGAACTATCACGCTCCCTCTGGCGGGGCAGGAATCCTCGATCCTCTTCTCGGGGAAGCGGCCGGCGACGAAATGA
- a CDS encoding prepilin-type N-terminal cleavage/methylation domain-containing protein gives MRNGINRRNGLVPRSRKLAGGFTLLEVLVALAILSSVLVIAYRVMTDAIAAEARSEHWTTASYLGEALMREATSTFPDVGETTGRFAPPDDAYSWVRAVRQAPHADAVEVHVTVKWSEGGREEKVELAGIAAK, from the coding sequence ATGCGTAACGGCATCAATCGCCGCAACGGACTTGTCCCCCGGTCAAGGAAGTTGGCAGGGGGTTTCACGCTCCTCGAGGTGCTCGTCGCGCTGGCGATCCTTTCGTCGGTGCTCGTGATCGCCTACCGGGTGATGACCGATGCGATCGCCGCGGAGGCGCGCTCGGAACATTGGACCACGGCGTCCTACCTCGGCGAGGCCCTCATGCGCGAGGCGACATCCACATTTCCCGACGTCGGCGAGACCACGGGGCGATTCGCTCCTCCCGACGATGCCTACTCATGGGTACGGGCTGTCCGGCAGGCGCCGCACGCAGACGCCGTCGAGGTTCACGTGACCGTCAAATGGAGCGAAGGGGGCCGCGAGGAAAAGGTGGAGCTCGCCGGCATCGCGGCAAAATAA
- a CDS encoding prepilin-type N-terminal cleavage/methylation domain-containing protein: protein MRTSTAGTISSRIGDCRARDRRGFTLIELSVVLFVLGLVFWLAMPHLAGVGEPDRGSVFRELAAGSEEAFDLSLFEKREARLVLDPKAGTYLFQTADGRSFTPSAKPLGSRLTITGIRIENEDRPLDLVTEIRYLPGGKVPAARIFFRDKEAGGDASDWTLRINPFDGSMEVLEGTVVKDA, encoded by the coding sequence ATGCGGACATCAACAGCTGGGACGATAAGTAGCCGCATCGGAGACTGCCGCGCCCGGGACCGCCGGGGATTCACGCTTATCGAGCTTTCGGTCGTCCTGTTCGTTCTCGGGCTCGTCTTCTGGCTGGCCATGCCCCACCTCGCCGGCGTCGGCGAGCCCGACCGCGGTTCGGTCTTCCGCGAGCTTGCGGCAGGCTCCGAGGAAGCGTTCGACCTTTCGCTGTTCGAAAAACGCGAGGCGCGCCTGGTGCTTGACCCCAAGGCAGGCACCTACCTGTTCCAGACTGCCGACGGCAGGAGCTTCACTCCCTCCGCGAAACCGCTGGGCAGCAGGCTGACGATCACCGGCATCCGCATCGAGAACGAAGACCGTCCGCTGGACCTTGTCACCGAAATCCGCTACCTGCCGGGCGGGAAGGTGCCCGCCGCGCGGATCTTCTTCCGCGATAAGGAAGCCGGGGGAGACGCTTCGGACTGGACGCTCCGGATAAATCCCTTCGACGGCTCCATGGAAGTGCTCGAAGGGACGGTGGTCAAGGATGCGTAA